The genomic stretch ATAAAGTTGATTCACTGCTTGACTTGTCAAGATATAAGAGAACAATTAGCGCAGCTGATAAATATAGCGTTCGGAAACATGCTAGCCATTTCGAACGATATGAACCTCTATTTAGGCTTGTTCAAAAAGAAATCGCAAATGGCACTAGAAAAATAATTCCTGTTGATACTGAAAACAACATTAAACCAGGTAAGTTTTATATTGATAATGGGATTCTGCTTTACATCCTATCCGTAGGTAATTATTATGAAGATAAACATGGTCATCGTAACGCAAAGCTTCATCTTATTTATGAAAATGGAACTGAAAACAAAGGGATTTTACTGAGATCATTTGCATCAAATCTCTTTGACAGAACTCGTCATGGTCGAATGGTAACCGAAGTAATGAGTGATGTTATGGGAGACACAACCGTTGAAGAAAGAGTTGCTGAATATCTGACTACTGGATATATTTATGTAGTCAGATCTCTTAGCTCAAATCCTGAAATATTACAATATAAAAGTCTTTATAAAATTGGTTTTGCTGCTGGAAGTGTTGAAAAACGAATTGCTAATGCTAAAAATGAAGCGACTTACCTATATGCACCTGTGAAAATTGTTGCAACATGGGAAGTTCAAAACTTTAGTGGTCGGAAACTTGAAACAGTCATTCATCATAGATTTGAAGCTAAGCAAATACAAATCTCTATCCCAACAGCAAATGGAAAAATTGAAAATCCTAAAGAATGGTATTTAGTTTCTTTGGATGAAATTGAAGCAAGTATAAATGATATCATTGTGAAATTGAATAGTTAATTCAAATTTATGATAGTTGTTAAAGCATCCTTGCCATAATGGTGATGATGCTTTTTTGGCCAAAGCTACGCTGGCATCTTGTTGACTATTTTTACCAAATACATAACAATTTAATTCATCGGGTGGTTGTGGAGTATGATATAACATTGTGGATTGTAATAGATTTAGCAAGTCTACTGCTAATTTGTAATAAGATTCTTATGTCTATCCGTCAGAGAAAAGTTGACTTTAACTAAATGATATTGATTTTTGC from Listeria monocytogenes ATCC 19117 encodes the following:
- a CDS encoding GIY-YIG nuclease family protein; protein product: MDKLNLKDIFSDPIFDELIAETPKKQVKRIDPELEKFQEIIEWIKNHDGKEPEKSRDMTERKIFSRLKGYRDKPEMIKKFAEIDELNLLDSKNTVLENSIKSPKSLDDILNDDTLFEKKDKVDSLLDLSRYKRTISAADKYSVRKHASHFERYEPLFRLVQKEIANGTRKIIPVDTENNIKPGKFYIDNGILLYILSVGNYYEDKHGHRNAKLHLIYENGTENKGILLRSFASNLFDRTRHGRMVTEVMSDVMGDTTVEERVAEYLTTGYIYVVRSLSSNPEILQYKSLYKIGFAAGSVEKRIANAKNEATYLYAPVKIVATWEVQNFSGRKLETVIHHRFEAKQIQISIPTANGKIENPKEWYLVSLDEIEASINDIIVKLNS